A window from Onychostoma macrolepis isolate SWU-2019 chromosome 07, ASM1243209v1, whole genome shotgun sequence encodes these proteins:
- the LOC131543901 gene encoding uncharacterized protein LOC131543901 → MDCCFEQINGAEIRIGNSTENNGNSNPVCVVISGIPAGQSVSCSCGGMQGRYLNIVIPGDSKQLSLCEVRVYGKDGVKLSGHAVQSSLLEYYQADRAIDRIKYGPGPASETNLWWRLYLLDNYYISTVIIINRGDCCPERLDGAEIRIGNSLENNGNNNPVCAVITSIPQGASHSCSCPDMEGRYVNIVIPGDRYLMLCEVEVYRSFSVINIVRMNFASNRDLVGSESDKLLYQLQSALEVRGITNIKLSWTKPPQREVKHQDIEEGPCQRIQ, encoded by the exons ATGGACTGCTGCTTTGAGCAAATCAATGGAGCCGAGATTCGTATCGGAAACTCTACGGAGAACAACGGCAACAGCAATCCTGT aTGTGTGGTCATTTCTGGTATCCCAGCAGGTCAATCCGTCTCTTGCTCATGCGGTGGAATGCAAGGCCGTTACTTGAATATAGTCATTCCTGGAGATTCAAAACAGCTCTCTCTGTGTGAAGTGAGAGTCTATGGAAAAG ATGGCGTGAAATTAAGTGGTCATGCTGTTCAGTCGTCTCTACTTGAATACTATCAGGCTGATCGCGCCATTGATAGAATAAAATACGGCCCAGGTCCAGCATCAGAGACGAATCTGTGGTGGAGGCTGTATCTGCTGGATAATTACTATATTAGCACTGTGATCATTATAAACAGAGGCGACTGCTGTCCAGAACGACTCGATGGAGCTGAGATTCGCATCGGAAACTCCCTGGAAAACAATGGCAACAACAATCCCGT ATGTGCTGTGATTACTAGTATTCCACAAGGAGCATCCCACAGCTGCTCATGTCCCGATATGGAGGGACGTTACGTGAACATCGTTATTCCTGGAGATAGGTATCTTATGCTCTGTGAAGTTGAAGTCTATAGGAGTTTTTCAG tgataaACATTGTGAGGATGAATTTTGCCTCCAATAGAGATTTAGTCGGCTCAGAGAGCGACAAACTCCTCTATCAG CTGCAGTCTGCTCTGGAAGTACGAGGGATCACCAATATCAAACTGTCCTGGACAAAACCTCCCCAGCGAGAGGTGAAACATCAGGACATAGAGGAGG GTCCGTGTCAAAGAATCCAGTAA